One Callospermophilus lateralis isolate mCalLat2 chromosome 6, mCalLat2.hap1, whole genome shotgun sequence genomic region harbors:
- the Ppp1r18 gene encoding phostensin translates to MATIPDWKLQLLARRRQEEAAVRGREKAELDRLSQMPAWKRGLLERRRAKLSLSPGEPSPMSGTSEAGPPDPDESAVLLEAIGPVHQNRFIRQERQQQQQQQQQQQRNEELLAERKAGSLEARDRRPSPGNSRDQSPKGRESREERLSPREVRERRLGIGGAQESSPRPLETRDWRQSPGEVVDRSSRLSEAQKWKLSLGETPERSMRLAEPGEQSPRRKEVMESRLSPGESGNQKLGLTEAHKWRPDSRESQEQSLVQLEAFEWRLSSEDRKDCLDQCRRKEERTIQGMTPEEITELSETLTREAHDNISRRVETAEQRPSPVEDGERGLKTTEGWKWTLNSGKAREWTPTYIETQTQKSESPESVERHLGPPSIEAGEGEAEKEESGAQSRPLRALQNHCSVPSPLPPEDAGTGGGSRQQEEEAVELRPPPSAPLSPPPLAPSAPQPPGDPLMSRLFYGVKAGPGVGAPRRSGHTFTVNPRRSMPTASPATPAAPATGDAAVPGAGKKRYPTAEEILVLGGYLRLSRSCLVKGSPERHHKQLKISFSETALETTYQYPSESSVLEELGPEPELPSASSPPMAQPDDEEDEEELLLQPELQGGLRTKALIVDESCRR, encoded by the exons ATGGCCACTATCCCAGACTGGAAGCTACAGCTGCTAGCCCGGCGTCGGCAGGAGGAGGCAGCAGTTCGTGGCCGGGAGAAGGCAGAGCTGGATCGCCTGTCCCAGATGCCAGCCTGGAAACGAGGACTTCTGGAGCGCCGCCGGGCCAAGCTTAGCCTGTCTCCTGGGGAGCCTAGCCCTATGTCTGGGACTTCAGAGGCTGGACCTCCAGACCCAGACGAGTCCGCTGTTCTTCTGGAGGCCATTGGGCCAGTGCACCAGAACCGATTCATTCGGCAGGAGcggcaacagcagcagcagcagcagcagcagcagcagcggaatGAAGAGCTGCTTGCTGAGAGAAAGGCTGGGTCTCTGGAGGCCCGAGATCGGAGACCCAGCCCTGGGAATTCAAGGGATCAGAGCCCCAAGGGAAGAGAGTCAAGAGAAGAGAGGCTAAGTCCCAGGGAAGTCAGAGAGAGGAGGCTCGGGATAGGAGGAGCCCAAGAGTCAAGTCCCAGGCCTTTGGAGACTAGAGACTGGAGGCAAAGCCCAGGAGAGGTGGTAGACAGAAGCTCAAGGCTGTCAGAAGCACAAAAATGGAAGCTAAGTCTTGGAGAAACTCCAGAACGGAGTATGAGGCTAGCGGAGCCTGGAGAACAAAGTCCCAGGAGAAAAGAGGTGATGGAAAGTAGACTGAGCCCAGGGGAGTCTGGCAACCAGAAGTTGGGCCTGACAGAGGCTCATAAATGGAGGCCTGACTCCAGAGAGTCTCAGGAACAGAGTTTAGTACAACTGGAGGCATTCGAGTGGAGACTGAGCTCAGAAGACAGAAAAGACTGTTtggatcaatgtaggagaaaagaagAGAGGACAATTCAAGGGATGACCCCAGAAGAGATTACAGAGTTATCAGAGACCCTAACAAGGGAGGCTCATGACAACATCTCCAGAAGAGTGGAGACAGCAGAACAGAGGCCCAGCCCTGTGGAGGATGGTGAGAGGGGCTTGAAGACAACTGAAGGATGGAAATGGACCCTGAATTCTGGGAAGGCTCGAGAGTGGACACCCACATATATAGAGACTCAAACTCAGAAATCAGAATCTCCAGAGTCTGTTGAGAGGCATCTGGGGCCTCCTAGTATAGAGGCCGGAGAAGGGGAGGCTGAGAAGGAGGAGTCGGGGGCTCAGAGCAGGCCTCTGAGAGCCCTGCAGAACCACTGTTccgtcccctcccccctcccaccAGAGGACGCTGGGACCGGAGGAGGCTCGAGACAGCAGGAAGAGGAAGCAGTGGAACTCAGGCCCCCACCATCAGCCCCTCTGTCTCCCCCACCCCTAGCCCCAAGCGCTCCCCAGCCTCCTGGGGATCCCCTCATGAGCCGTCTGTTTTATGGGGTGAAGGCAGGGCCAGGGGTGGGGGCCCCCCGCCGCAGTGGACACACCTTCACAGTCAACCCCAGGCGCTCTATGCCTACTGCAAGCCCAGCCACTCCAGCTGccccagccacaggtgatgctgcaGTTCCTGGGGCTGGGAAGAAGCGGTACCCTACTGCTGAAGAGATCTTGGTTCTTGGGGGCTACCTTCGTCTCAGCCGCAGCTGCCTTGTCAAGGGGTCCCCTGAAAGACATCACAAACAG CTTAAGATCTCCTTCAGCGAGACAGCCCTGGAGACCACATATCAATACCCCTCTGAGAGTTCGGTACTGGAGGAGCTAGGCCCGGAGCCCGAGCTCCCCAGTGCTTCCAGTCCTCCAATGGCCCAGCCAGACGACGAGGAGGACGAGGAGGAGCTGCTGTTGCAGCCTGAGCTCCAGGGCGGGCTGCGCACCAAGGCCCTGATAGTGG ATGAGTCCTGCCGGCGGTGA